In one Bordetella pertussis 18323 genomic region, the following are encoded:
- the fhaB gene encoding filamentous hemagglutinin/adhesin has product MNTNLYRLVFSHVRGMLVPVSEHCTVGNTFCGRTRGQARSGARATSLSVAPNALAWALMLACTGLPLVTHAQGLVPQGQTQVLQGGNKVPVVNIADPNSGGVSHNKFQQFNVANPGVVFNNGLTDGVSRIGGALTKNPNLTRQASAILAEVTDTSPSRLAGTLEVYGKGADLIIANPNGISVNGLSTLNASNLTLTTGRPSVNGGRIGLDVQQGTVTIERGGVNATGLGYFDVVARLVKLQGAVSSKQGKPLADIAVIAGANRYDHATRRATPIAAGARGAAAGAYAIDGTAAGAMYGKHITLVSSDSGLGVRQLGSLSSPSAITVSSQGEIALGDATVQRGPLSLKGAGVVSAGKLASGGGAVNVAGGGAVKIASASSVGNLAVQGGGKVQATLLNAGGTLLVSGRQAVQLGAASSRQALSVNAGGALKADKLSATRRVDVDGKQAVALGSASSNALSVRAGGALKAGKLSATGRLDVDGKQAVTLGSVASDGALSVSAGGNLRAKQLVSSAQLEVRGQREVALDDASSARGMTVVAAGALAARNLQSKGAIGVQGGEAVSVANANSDAELRVRGRGQVDLHDLSAARGADISGEGRVNIGRARSDSDVKVSAHGALSIDSMTALGAIGVQAGGSVSAKDMRSRGAVTVSGGGAVNLGDVQSDGQVRATSAGAMTVRDVAAAADLALQAGDALQAGFLKSAGAMTVNGRDAVRLDGAHAGGQLRVSSDGQAALGSLAAKGELTVSAARAATVAELKSLDNISVTGGERVSVQSVNSASRVAISAHGALDVGKVSAKSGIGLEGWGAVGADSLGSDGAISVSGRDAVRVDHARSLADISLGAEGGATLGAVEAAGSIDVRGGSTVAANSLHANRDVRVSGKDAVRVTAATSGGGLHVSSGRQLDLGAVQARGALALDGGAGVALQSAKASGTLHVQGGEHLDLGTLAAVGAVDVNGTGDVRVAKLVSDAGADLQAGRSMTLGIVDTTGDLQARAQQKLELGSVKSDGGLQAAAGGALSLAAAEVAGALELSGQGVTVDRASASRARIDSTGSVGIGALKAGAVETASPRRARRALRQDFFTPGSVVVRAQGNVTVGRGDPHQGVLAQGDIIMDAKGGTLLLRNDALTENGTVTISADSAVLEHSTIESKISQSVLAAKGDKGKPAVSVKVAKKLFLNGTLRAVNDNNETMSGRQIDVVDGRPQITDAVTGEARKDESVVSDAALVADGGPIVVEAGELVSHAGGIGNGRNKENGASVTVRTTGNLVNKGYISAGKQGVLEVGGALTNEFLVGSDGTQRIEAQRIENRGTFQSQAPAGTAGALVVKAAEAIVHDGVMATKGEMQIAGKGGGSPTVTAGAKATTSANKLSVDVASWDNAGSLDIKKGGAQVTVAGRYAEHGEVSIQGDYTVSADAIALAAQVTQRGGAANLTSRHDTRFSNKIRLMGPLQVNAGGAVSNTGNLKVREGVTVTAASFDNETGAEVMAKSATLTTSGAARNAGKMQVKEAATIVAASVSNPGTFTAGKDITVTSRGGFDNEGKMESNKDIVIKTEQFSNGRVLDAKHDLTVTASGQADNRGSLKAGHDFTVQAQRIDNSGTMAAGHDATLKAPHLRNTGQVVAGHDIHIINSAKLENTGRVDARNDIALDVADFTNTGSLYAEHDATLTLAQGTQRDLVVDQDHILPVAEGTLRVKAKSLTTEIETGNPGSLIAEVQENIDNKQAIVVGKDLTLSSAHGNVANEANALLWAAGELTVKAQNITNKRAALIEAGGNARLTAAVALLNKLGRIRAGEDMHLDAPRIENTAKLSGEVQRKGVQDVGGGEHGRWSGIGYVNYWLRAGNGKKAGTIAAPWYGGDLTAEQSLIEVGKDLYLNAGARKDEHRHLLNEGVIQAGGHGHIGGDVDNRSVVRTVSAMEYFKTPLPVSLTALDNRAGLSPATWNFQSTYELLDYLLDQNRYEYIWGLYQTYTEWSVNTLKNLDLGYQAKPAPTAPPMPKAPELDLRGHTLESAEGRKIFGEYKKLQGEYEKAKMAVQAVEAYGEATRRVHDQLGQRYGKALGGMDAETKEVDGIIQEFAADLRTVYAKQADQATIDAETDKVAQRYKSQIDAVRLQAIQPGRVTLAKALSAALGADWRALGHSQLMQRWKDFKAGKRGAEIAFYPKEQTVLAAGAGLTLSNGAIHNGENAAQNRGRPEGLKIGAHSATSVSGSFDALRDVGLEKRLDIDDALAAVLVNPHIFTRIGAAQTSLADGAAGPALARQARQAPETDGMVDARGLGSADALASLASLDAAQGLEVSGRRNAQVADAGLAGPSAVAAPAVGAPAVGAADVGVEPVTGDQVDQPVATVRVAPPAVALPRPLFETRIKFIDQSKFYGSRYFFEQIGYKPDRAARVAGDNYFDTTLVREQVRRALGGYESRLPVRGVALVAKLMDSAGTVGKALGLKVGVAPTAQQLKQADRDFVWYVDTVIDGQKVLAPRLYLTEATRQGIMDQYAGGGALIASGGDVTVNTDGHDVSSVNGLIQGRSVKVDAGKGKVVVADSKGAGGGIEADDEVDVSGRDIGIEGGKLRGKDVRLKADTVKVATSMRYDDKGRLAARGDGALDAQGGQLHIEAKRLETAGATLKGGKVKLDVDDVKLGGVYEAGSSYENKSSTPLGSLFAILSSTTETNQSAHANHYGTRIEAGTLEGKMQNLEIEGGSVDAAHTDLSVARDARFKAAADFAHAEHEKDVRQLSLGAKVGAGGYEAGFSLGSESGLEAHAGRGMTAGAEVKVGYRASHEQSSETEKSYRNANLNFGGGSVEAGNVLDIGGADINRNRYGGAAKGNAGTEEALRMRAKKVESTKYVSEQTSQSSGWSVEVASTASARSSLLTAATRLGDSVAQNVEDGREIRGELMAAQVAAEATQLVTADTAAVALSAGISADFDSSHSRSTSQNTQYLGGNLSIEATEGDATLVGAKFGGGDQVSLKAAKSVNLMAAESTFESYSESHNFHASADANLGANAVQGAVGLGLTAGMGTSHQITNETGKTYAGTSVDAANVSIDAGKDLNLSGSRVRGKHVVLDVEGDINATSKQDERNYNSSGGGWDASAGVAIQNRTLVAPVGSAGFNFNTEHDNSRLTNDGAAGVVASDGLTGHVKGDANLTGATIADLSGKGNLKVDGAVNAQNLKDYRDKDGGSGGLNVGISSTTLAPTVGVAFGRVAGEDYQAEQRATIDVGQTKDPARLQVGGGVKGTLNQDAAQATVVQRNKHWAGGGSEFSVAGKSLKKKNQVRPVETPTPDVVDGPPSRPTTPPASPQPIRATVEVSSPPPVSVATVEVVPRPKVETAQPLPPRPVAAQVVPVTPPKVEVAKVEVVPRPKVETAQPLPPRPVVAEKVTTPAVQPQLAKVETVQPVKPETTKPLPKPLPVAKVTKAPPPVVETAQPLPPVKPQKATPGPVAEVGKATVTTVQVQSAPPKPAPVAKQPAPAPKPKPKPKAERPKPGKTTPLSGRHVVQQQVQVLQRQASDINNTKSLPGGKLPKPVTVKLTDENGKPQTYTINRREDLMKLNGKVLSTKTTLGLEQTFRLRVEDIGGKNYRVFYETNK; this is encoded by the coding sequence ATGAACACGAACCTGTACAGGCTGGTCTTCAGCCATGTTCGCGGCATGCTTGTTCCCGTGAGCGAGCATTGCACCGTCGGAAACACCTTCTGTGGGCGCACGCGTGGTCAAGCGCGAAGTGGGGCCCGCGCCACGAGCCTGTCCGTAGCGCCCAATGCGCTGGCCTGGGCCCTGATGTTGGCGTGTACGGGTCTTCCGTTAGTAACGCACGCCCAGGGCTTGGTTCCTCAGGGGCAGACACAGGTGCTGCAGGGCGGGAACAAGGTTCCCGTTGTCAATATCGCCGACCCAAATTCCGGCGGCGTCTCGCACAACAAGTTCCAGCAGTTCAACGTCGCCAACCCTGGCGTGGTCTTCAACAACGGCCTGACCGACGGCGTGTCCAGGATCGGCGGGGCGCTGACCAAGAACCCCAACCTGACTCGCCAGGCCTCGGCCATTCTTGCCGAAGTCACGGACACTTCGCCCAGCCGCCTGGCCGGTACGCTCGAAGTCTATGGCAAGGGCGCCGACCTCATCATCGCCAACCCCAACGGCATCAGCGTCAACGGCCTGAGCACGCTCAACGCCAGCAACCTGACGCTCACGACGGGGCGTCCCAGCGTCAACGGCGGCCGCATCGGCCTTGATGTCCAACAGGGCACCGTCACGATCGAACGAGGCGGCGTCAATGCCACCGGCCTGGGCTATTTCGACGTGGTGGCGCGCCTGGTCAAGCTGCAGGGTGCCGTGTCGAGCAAGCAGGGCAAGCCCCTGGCCGACATCGCGGTGATCGCCGGCGCCAACCGGTACGACCACGCAACCCGCCGCGCCACGCCGATCGCCGCAGGCGCGCGCGGCGCCGCCGCGGGCGCCTACGCGATTGACGGCACGGCGGCGGGCGCCATGTACGGCAAGCACATCACGCTGGTGTCCAGCGATTCAGGCCTGGGCGTGCGCCAGCTCGGCAGCCTGTCCTCGCCATCGGCCATCACCGTGTCGTCGCAGGGCGAAATCGCGCTGGGCGACGCCACGGTCCAGCGCGGCCCGCTCAGCCTCAAGGGCGCGGGGGTCGTGTCGGCCGGCAAACTGGCCTCCGGGGGGGGGGCGGTGAACGTCGCGGGCGGCGGGGCGGTGAAGATCGCGTCGGCCAGCAGCGTTGGAAACCTCGCGGTGCAAGGCGGCGGCAAGGTACAGGCCACGCTGTTGAATGCCGGGGGGACGTTGCTGGTGTCGGGCCGCCAGGCCGTCCAGCTTGGCGCGGCGAGCAGCCGTCAGGCGCTGTCCGTGAACGCGGGCGGCGCCCTCAAGGCGGACAAGCTGTCGGCGACGCGACGGGTCGACGTGGATGGCAAGCAGGCCGTCGCGCTGGGGTCGGCCAGCAGCAATGCGCTGTCGGTGCGTGCCGGCGGCGCCCTCAAGGCGGGCAAGCTGTCGGCGACGGGGCGACTGGACGTGGACGGCAAGCAGGCCGTCACGCTGGGTTCGGTTGCGAGCGACGGTGCGCTGTCGGTAAGCGCTGGCGGAAACCTGCGGGCGAAGCAATTGGTCTCCAGTGCCCAACTTGAGGTGCGTGGGCAGCGGGAGGTCGCGCTGGATGACGCTTCGAGCGCACGCGGCATGACCGTGGTTGCCGCAGGAGCGCTGGCGGCCCGCAACCTGCAGTCCAAGGGCGCCATCGGCGTACAGGGTGGAGAGGCGGTCAGCGTGGCCAACGCGAACAGCGACGCGGAATTGCGCGTGCGCGGGCGCGGCCAGGTGGATCTGCACGACCTGAGCGCAGCGCGCGGCGCGGATATCTCCGGCGAGGGGCGCGTCAATATCGGCCGTGCGCGCAGCGATAGCGATGTGAAGGTCTCCGCGCACGGCGCCTTGTCGATCGATAGCATGACGGCCCTCGGTGCGATCGGCGTCCAGGCAGGCGGCAGCGTGTCGGCCAAGGATATGCGCAGCCGTGGCGCCGTCACCGTCAGCGGCGGCGGCGCCGTCAACCTGGGCGATGTCCAGTCGGATGGGCAGGTCCGCGCCACCAGCGCGGGCGCCATGACGGTGCGAGACGTCGCGGCTGCCGCCGACCTTGCGCTGCAGGCGGGCGACGCGTTGCAGGCCGGGTTCCTGAAATCGGCCGGTGCCATGACCGTGAACGGCCGCGATGCCGTGCGACTGGATGGCGCGCACGCGGGCGGGCAATTGCGGGTTTCCAGCGACGGGCAGGCTGCGTTGGGCAGTCTCGCGGCCAAGGGCGAGCTGACGGTATCGGCCGCGCGCGCGGCGACCGTGGCCGAGTTGAAGTCGCTGGACAACATCTCCGTGACGGGCGGCGAACGCGTGTCGGTTCAGAGCGTCAACAGCGCGTCCAGGGTCGCCATTTCGGCGCACGGCGCGCTGGATGTAGGCAAGGTTTCCGCCAAGAGCGGTATCGGGCTCGAAGGCTGGGGCGCGGTCGGAGCGGACTCCCTCGGTTCCGACGGCGCGATCAGCGTGTCCGGGCGCGATGCGGTCAGGGTCGATCACGCCCGCAGTCTTGCCGACATTTCGCTGGGGGCGGAAGGCGGCGCCACGCTGGGCGCGGTGGAGGCCGCCGGTTCGATCGACGTGCGCGGCGGATCCACGGTGGCGGCGAACTCGCTGCACGCCAATCGCGACGTTCGGGTCAGCGGCAAGGATGCGGTGCGCGTAACGGCCGCCACCAGCGGGGGCGGTCTGCATGTGTCGAGCGGCCGCCAGCTCGATCTGGGCGCCGTGCAGGCGCGCGGCGCGCTGGCCCTGGACGGAGGCGCCGGCGTGGCGCTGCAATCGGCCAAGGCTAGCGGCACGCTGCATGTGCAGGGCGGCGAGCACCTGGACCTGGGCACGTTGGCCGCCGTAGGGGCGGTGGACGTCAATGGCACGGGAGACGTGCGCGTTGCGAAGCTGGTGAGCGATGCAGGCGCCGATCTGCAAGCGGGGCGCTCCATGACGCTGGGTATCGTCGACACGACCGGCGATCTGCAGGCGCGCGCGCAGCAGAAGCTGGAGCTCGGGTCGGTTAAGAGCGATGGCGGCCTTCAGGCCGCCGCCGGCGGGGCCCTCAGCCTGGCGGCGGCGGAAGTCGCAGGGGCGCTGGAGCTCTCGGGCCAGGGCGTCACCGTAGACAGAGCCAGCGCTAGCCGGGCACGCATCGACAGCACCGGTTCGGTCGGCATCGGCGCGCTGAAGGCAGGCGCTGTCGAGACCGCCTCGCCACGGCGGGCGCGCCGCGCGCTGCGGCAGGATTTCTTCACGCCCGGCAGCGTGGTGGTCCGCGCCCAGGGCAATGTCACGGTCGGGCGCGGCGATCCGCATCAGGGCGTGCTGGCCCAGGGCGACATCATCATGGATGCGAAGGGCGGCACCTTGCTGTTGCGCAACGATGCCTTGACCGAGAACGGGACGGTCACCATATCGGCCGATTCGGCCGTGCTCGAGCATTCCACCATCGAGAGCAAGATCAGCCAGAGCGTGCTGGCTGCCAAAGGGGACAAGGGCAAGCCGGCGGTGTCGGTGAAGGTCGCGAAGAAGCTGTTTCTCAATGGTACGTTGCGGGCCGTCAACGACAACAACGAAACCATGTCCGGGCGCCAGATCGACGTCGTGGACGGACGTCCGCAGATCACCGACGCGGTCACGGGCGAAGCGCGTAAGGACGAATCGGTTGTGTCCGACGCCGCGCTCGTGGCCGATGGCGGTCCGATCGTGGTCGAGGCCGGCGAGCTGGTCAGCCATGCCGGCGGTATCGGCAACGGCCGCAACAAGGAGAATGGCGCCAGCGTCACCGTGCGCACGACTGGCAACCTGGTCAACAAGGGCTACATCTCGGCCGGCAAGCAGGGCGTGCTCGAGGTGGGCGGCGCCTTGACGAACGAGTTCCTGGTCGGCTCGGACGGCACCCAGCGCATCGAGGCGCAGCGCATCGAGAACAGGGGCACCTTCCAGAGCCAGGCTCCGGCGGGCACGGCCGGCGCCCTGGTGGTCAAGGCTGCCGAGGCCATCGTGCACGACGGCGTCATGGCCACCAAAGGCGAGATGCAGATCGCCGGCAAGGGCGGCGGGTCTCCGACCGTCACCGCCGGCGCAAAGGCGACGACCAGCGCGAACAAGCTGAGCGTCGACGTGGCAAGCTGGGACAACGCGGGAAGCCTGGATATCAAGAAGGGCGGCGCGCAGGTCACGGTGGCCGGGCGCTATGCCGAGCACGGCGAGGTTTCGATACAGGGCGATTACACCGTCTCGGCCGACGCCATCGCGCTGGCGGCGCAGGTCACCCAGCGCGGAGGCGCCGCGAACCTGACCTCGCGGCACGACACCCGTTTCTCCAACAAGATTCGCCTGATGGGGCCGTTGCAGGTCAACGCCGGCGGCGCGGTGTCCAATACCGGCAATCTGAAAGTGCGCGAGGGCGTGACCGTAACGGCGGCGTCGTTCGACAACGAGACCGGGGCCGAGGTCATGGCCAAGAGCGCCACGCTGACGACTTCCGGGGCCGCGCGCAACGCGGGCAAGATGCAGGTCAAGGAGGCCGCCACGATCGTTGCCGCCAGCGTTTCCAATCCCGGCACGTTCACGGCCGGCAAGGATATCACTGTTACCTCGCGCGGAGGATTCGATAACGAAGGCAAGATGGAGTCCAACAAGGACATCGTCATCAAGACGGAACAGTTCAGCAATGGCAGGGTTCTCGACGCCAAGCATGATCTGACGGTCACGGCGAGCGGGCAGGCGGACAACCGGGGCAGCCTGAAGGCAGGCCACGATTTCACGGTGCAGGCCCAGCGTATCGACAATAGCGGAACCATGGCCGCCGGCCACGACGCCACGCTGAAGGCGCCGCACCTGCGCAATACGGGCCAGGTCGTAGCCGGGCACGACATCCATATCATCAACAGCGCCAAGCTGGAGAACACCGGGCGCGTGGATGCGCGCAACGACATCGCTCTGGATGTGGCGGATTTCACCAACACGGGATCCCTCTACGCCGAGCATGACGCGACGCTGACGCTTGCGCAAGGCACGCAGCGCGATCTGGTGGTGGACCAGGATCATATCCTGCCGGTGGCGGAGGGGACGTTACGCGTCAAGGCCAAGTCGCTGACCACCGAAATCGAGACCGGCAATCCCGGCAGCCTGATCGCCGAGGTGCAGGAAAATATCGACAACAAGCAGGCCATCGTCGTCGGCAAGGACCTGACGCTGAGTTCGGCGCACGGCAACGTGGCCAACGAAGCGAACGCGCTGCTGTGGGCCGCCGGGGAGCTGACCGTCAAGGCGCAGAACATCACCAATAAACGGGCCGCGCTGATCGAGGCGGGCGGCAACGCCCGGCTGACGGCGGCCGTTGCCTTGCTCAACAAGCTGGGCCGCATTCGCGCGGGCGAGGACATGCACCTGGATGCGCCGCGCATCGAGAACACCGCGAAACTGAGCGGCGAGGTGCAACGCAAAGGCGTGCAGGACGTCGGGGGAGGCGAGCACGGCCGCTGGAGCGGTATCGGCTATGTCAACTACTGGTTGCGCGCCGGCAATGGGAAGAAGGCGGGAACCATCGCCGCGCCGTGGTATGGCGGTGATCTGACGGCGGAGCAGTCGCTCATCGAGGTCGGCAAGGATCTCTATCTGAATGCCGGGGCGCGCAAGGACGAACATCGCCATCTGCTCAATGAAGGCGTGATCCAGGCGGGCGGCCATGGCCACATCGGCGGCGACGTGGACAACCGGTCGGTGGTGCGCACCGTGTCCGCCATGGAGTATTTCAAGACGCCTCTTCCGGTGAGCCTGACTGCCCTGGACAATCGTGCCGGCTTGTCTCCGGCGACCTGGAACTTCCAGTCCACGTATGAACTCCTGGATTATCTGCTGGACCAGAATCGCTACGAGTACATTTGGGGGCTGTATCAGACCTACACCGAATGGTCGGTGAATACGCTGAAGAACCTCGACCTGGGCTACCAGGCCAAGCCGGCTCCCACTGCGCCGCCGATGCCCAAGGCTCCCGAACTCGACCTGCGTGGCCATACGCTGGAGTCGGCCGAAGGCCGGAAGATCTTTGGCGAGTACAAGAAGCTGCAAGGCGAGTACGAGAAGGCGAAGATGGCCGTCCAGGCCGTGGAGGCTTACGGCGAGGCTACTCGGCGCGTCCATGATCAGCTGGGCCAACGTTATGGTAAGGCCCTGGGCGGCATGGATGCCGAGACCAAGGAGGTCGACGGCATCATCCAGGAGTTCGCCGCGGATCTGCGAACGGTCTATGCGAAGCAGGCCGACCAGGCGACCATCGACGCAGAGACGGACAAGGTCGCCCAGCGCTACAAGTCGCAGATCGACGCGGTGCGGCTGCAGGCGATCCAGCCTGGCCGGGTCACGCTGGCCAAGGCGCTGTCGGCGGCGCTGGGCGCCGACTGGCGCGCGCTGGGTCACTCCCAATTGATGCAGCGCTGGAAGGATTTCAAGGCGGGCAAGCGCGGCGCGGAAATCGCGTTCTATCCCAAGGAACAAACCGTGCTGGCCGCCGGCGCCGGTTTGACCCTGTCCAACGGGGCGATCCACAACGGCGAGAACGCCGCGCAGAATCGCGGCCGGCCGGAAGGCCTGAAAATCGGCGCACATTCGGCGACTTCGGTGAGCGGCTCGTTCGACGCCTTGCGCGACGTGGGGCTGGAAAAGCGGCTGGATATCGACGATGCGCTGGCTGCCGTGCTCGTGAATCCGCATATTTTCACGCGGATCGGGGCGGCTCAGACATCCCTTGCCGACGGCGCCGCCGGGCCGGCGCTGGCGCGCCAGGCCAGGCAAGCGCCGGAGACCGACGGCATGGTGGATGCGCGAGGGCTGGGCAGCGCCGATGCGCTCGCTTCCCTGGCCAGCTTGGACGCGGCGCAAGGGCTGGAGGTATCCGGCAGGCGCAATGCGCAGGTGGCCGACGCCGGGCTCGCCGGGCCGAGCGCCGTCGCGGCGCCGGCCGTCGGGGCGCCGGCCGTCGGGGCGGCCGATGTCGGCGTGGAGCCTGTCACGGGGGACCAGGTCGACCAGCCTGTCGCGACGGTCCGGGTCGCGCCGCCAGCCGTCGCGTTGCCGCGGCCGCTGTTCGAAACCCGCATCAAGTTTATCGACCAGAGCAAATTCTACGGCTCGCGTTATTTCTTCGAGCAGATCGGCTACAAGCCCGATCGCGCCGCGCGGGTGGCGGGCGACAACTATTTCGATACCACGCTGGTGCGCGAGCAGGTGCGGCGCGCCCTGGGCGGCTATGAAAGCCGCCTGCCCGTGCGCGGTGTCGCGTTGGTGGCCAAGCTGATGGATTCGGCCGGGACGGTCGGCAAGGCGCTGGGCCTGAAGGTGGGTGTCGCGCCGACCGCGCAGCAGCTCAAGCAGGCCGACCGCGATTTCGTCTGGTACGTGGATACCGTGATCGACGGCCAGAAGGTTCTCGCTCCCCGGCTGTACCTGACCGAGGCGACGCGCCAGGGCATCATGGATCAGTACGCCGGCGGCGGGGCGCTGATTGCCTCCGGCGGCGACGTAACTGTCAATACGGACGGCCATGACGTCAGTTCGGTCAACGGGCTGATCCAGGGCAGGAGCGTCAAGGTGGACGCGGGCAAGGGCAAGGTCGTGGTGGCCGACAGCAAGGGGGCGGGCGGCGGCATCGAGGCCGATGACGAGGTCGACGTCTCAGGCCGGGATATCGGCATCGAGGGCGGCAAGCTGCGCGGCAAGGATGTCAGGCTCAAGGCCGACACGGTCAAGGTCGCGACCTCGATGCGTTACGACGACAAGGGCAGGCTGGCGGCGCGCGGCGACGGCGCCCTGGATGCGCAAGGCGGCCAGCTGCATATCGAGGCCAAGCGCCTGGAGACGGCCGGTGCGACGCTCAAGGGCGGCAAGGTGAAGCTGGATGTCGATGACGTCAAGTTGGGCGGCGTGTACGAGGCGGGGTCCAGCTACGAGAACAAGAGCTCGACGCCGCTGGGCAGCCTGTTCGCCATCCTGTCGTCGACGACGGAAACCAACCAGTCGGCACACGCGAACCATTACGGTACGCGCATCGAAGCCGGTACGCTGGAAGGAAAGATGCAGAACCTGGAGATCGAAGGCGGTTCGGTCGATGCCGCGCATACGGACCTGTCCGTGGCCCGCGACGCGAGGTTCAAGGCCGCCGCGGATTTCGCGCACGCCGAGCATGAGAAGGATGTGCGCCAACTGTCCCTGGGTGCCAAGGTGGGGGCGGGCGGCTACGAGGCGGGCTTCAGCCTGGGCAGCGAAAGCGGTCTGGAAGCGCACGCCGGCCGCGGTATGACCGCGGGCGCTGAAGTCAAGGTAGGTTATCGGGCATCGCACGAACAGTCCTCGGAAACCGAAAAGTCCTATCGCAACGCGAACCTCAATTTCGGTGGAGGCTCCGTCGAGGCTGGCAATGTCCTGGATATCGGCGGCGCCGACATCAACCGGAACCGGTACGGCGGCGCCGCGAAGGGGAACGCCGGGACCGAGGAGGCCTTGCGCATGCGCGCCAAGAAGGTCGAGTCCACCAAGTACGTCAGCGAGCAGACGAGCCAGAGCTCCGGCTGGAGCGTGGAGGTGGCATCGACGGCCAGTGCCCGTTCCAGCCTGCTGACGGCCGCCACGCGCCTGGGCGACAGCGTGGCGCAGAATGTCGAGGACGGCCGCGAGATCCGCGGCGAGCTGATGGCTGCGCAAGTCGCCGCGGAGGCCACGCAACTGGTAACCGCCGACACGGCGGCGGTGGCACTGAGTGCCGGAATCAGCGCCGACTTCGACAGCAGCCACAGCCGCTCCACCTCGCAGAATACCCAATATCTGGGCGGAAACTTGTCCATCGAGGCCACCGAGGGCGATGCGACGCTGGTGGGCGCGAAGTTCGGCGGTGGCGACCAGGTCAGCTTGAAGGCAGCGAAGAGCGTGAACCTCATGGCGGCCGAATCGACCTTCGAATCGTACTCGGAGAGCCACAACTTCCACGCCTCCGCCGACGCGAACCTTGGCGCCAACGCCGTGCAGGGCGCCGTTGGCCTGGGGTTGACTGCGGGTATGGGGACGTCGCATCAGATTACCAACGAAACCGGCAAGACCTATGCCGGAACCTCGGTGGATGCGGCGAACGTGTCGATCGATGCAGGCAAGGATCTGAACCTTTCCGGGTCCCGCGTGCGGGGTAAGCATGTTGTCCTGGATGTCGAGGGCGATATCAATGCGACCAGCAAGCAGGATGAACGCAACTACAACTCCAGCGGTGGCGGTTGGGACGCCTCGGCAGGGGTGGCGATTCAGAACCGCACGTTGGTTGCGCCCGTGGGGTCTGCCGGCTTCAATTTCAATACGGAACACGACAATTCGCGCCTGACCAATGACGGGGCGGCGGGTGTCGTTGCCAGCGACGGGTTGACGGGCCATGTGAAAGGCGACGCCAACCTGACCGGCGCGACCATTGCCGATTTGTCGGGCAAGGGCAATCTCAAGGTCGACGGCGCGGTCAACGCGCAGAACCTGAAAGACTACCGCGACAAGGACGGCGGCAGCGGCGGCCTGAACGTGGGCATCTCGTCGACCACGCTGGCGCCCACCGTGGGCGTGGCGTTCGGCAGGGTGGCCGGAGAGGATTATCAGGCCGAGCAGCGCGCCACGATTGACGTCGGTCAAACCAAGGATCCCGCGCGCCTGCAGGTCGGCGGCGGCGTCAAGGGTACCCTCAATCAGGACGCCGCGCAGGCCACGGTCGTTCAGCGCAACAAGCACTGGGCCGGAGGCGGGTCGGAATTCTCGGTGGCTGGCAAGTCACTGAAGAAGAAGAACCAGGTCCGCCCGGTGGAGACGCCGACGCCGGATGTCGTGGATGGACCGCCTAGCCGTCCCACCACGCCGCCCGCGTCGCCGCAGCCGATCCGCGCGACGGTCGAGGTCAGTTCGCCGCCGCCGGTGTCCGTGGCCACGGTCGAAGTCGTGCCGCGGCCGAAGGTCGAAACGGCTCAGCCGCTTCCGCCTCGGCCGGTGGCGGCCCAGGTCGTGCCGGTGACGCCTCCCAAGGTGGAGGTCGCCAAGGTGGAAGTCGTGCCGCGGCCGAAGGTTGAAACGGCTCAGCCGCTTCCGCCCCGGCCGGTGGTGGCCGAGAAGGTGACGACGCCGGCGGTCCAGCCCCAGCTTGCCAAGGTGGAGACGGTGCAGCCGGTGAAGCCCGAAACCACCAAGCCGTTGCCCAAGCCGCTGCCGGTGGCGAAGGTGACGAAAGCGCCGCCGCCGGTTGTGGAGACCGCCCAGCCGCTGCCGCCGGTCAAGCCACAGAAGGCGACCCCCGGCCCCGTGGCTGAGGTGGGCAAGGCTACGGTCACGACGGTGCAGGTGCAGAGTGCGCCGCCCAAGCCGGCCCCGGTGGCCAAGCAGCCCGCGCCTGCACCGAAGCCCAAGCCCAAGCCCAAGGCCGAGCGTCCGAAGCCGGGCAAAACGACGCCCTTGAGCGGGCGCCACGTGGTGCAACAGCAGGTGCAGGTCTTGCAGCGGCAAGCGAGTGACATCAACAACACCAAGAGCCTGCCTGGCGGGAAGCTGCCCAAGCCGGTCACCGTGAAGCTGACCGACGAGAACGGCAAGCCGCAGACGTATACGATCAACCGGCGCGAGGATCTGATGAAGCTCAACGGCAAGGTGCTGTCCACCAAGACGACACTGGGCCTGGAGCAGACCTTCCGCCTGCGGGTCGAGGATATCGGCGGCAAGAACTACCGGGTCTTCTATGAAACCAACAAATAG